In the Streptomyces sp. f51 genome, one interval contains:
- a CDS encoding nucleotide disphospho-sugar-binding domain-containing protein has product MRVLVIATPVPSHFLPLVPLLWALRSAGHEVRVLGQSDVLGAVRDCGLTGVGVGEPFDVDAMLLKNLPREQRPLQARPRPAPELLGGYGRLWWAHATAQLDRYTGLAEEYGPGLILADPLEYCSLLIGARLGVPVAHHRWTVDAISGPARRFVRAGSAGPPDAAGPADPARLPDPTVLLDPCPPSLRLPDGEAGVPIRYVPYSGGAVTPAWVRSDPGPGAGRRRVAVSLGNTPALHGEGFVRGLLHALAARSDAEILLTLPEPHRSAVGALPGNVRVVDPLPLHLFLGTCDAVVHHGGAGTAMTATAFGLPQLVLPQLADHFPLADRLTATGAGLSFDTAAQQDDPRLVGQALDELLSDPRHTGSARRLAAEMAAMPSPAAVAADLERLAEAHTEPREASLPCTSRN; this is encoded by the coding sequence ATGCGCGTACTGGTGATCGCCACCCCCGTACCGTCCCACTTCCTGCCCCTGGTGCCCCTGTTGTGGGCGCTGCGCTCGGCCGGCCACGAGGTGCGCGTCCTCGGCCAGAGCGACGTGCTCGGCGCGGTCCGGGACTGCGGACTCACCGGCGTCGGCGTGGGCGAGCCCTTCGACGTCGACGCCATGCTGCTGAAAAATCTGCCCCGCGAACAGCGGCCCCTCCAGGCCAGACCCCGTCCGGCCCCCGAACTGCTCGGCGGATACGGCAGGCTGTGGTGGGCCCACGCCACGGCGCAGCTCGACCGCTACACCGGCCTGGCCGAGGAGTACGGGCCCGGGCTGATCCTGGCCGACCCGCTGGAGTACTGCTCCCTGCTCATCGGCGCCCGGCTGGGCGTCCCGGTGGCGCACCACCGCTGGACGGTCGACGCCATCTCCGGTCCCGCCCGGCGCTTCGTACGCGCCGGGTCGGCCGGTCCGCCGGACGCGGCCGGGCCCGCGGATCCGGCGCGGCTGCCGGACCCGACCGTGCTGCTCGACCCGTGCCCGCCGTCGCTGCGGCTCCCGGACGGCGAGGCGGGTGTGCCGATCCGGTACGTGCCCTACAGCGGGGGCGCCGTCACCCCGGCCTGGGTGCGGTCGGACCCCGGCCCCGGAGCCGGACGGCGGCGGGTCGCCGTGTCGCTCGGCAACACACCGGCCCTGCACGGCGAGGGCTTCGTCCGCGGGCTGCTGCACGCCCTCGCCGCCCGGTCCGACGCCGAGATCCTGCTCACGCTGCCCGAGCCCCACCGTTCGGCCGTCGGAGCCCTGCCGGGGAACGTGAGGGTGGTCGACCCGCTGCCCCTGCACCTGTTCCTCGGAACCTGCGACGCGGTCGTCCACCACGGCGGCGCCGGCACGGCGATGACCGCCACCGCGTTCGGGCTGCCCCAACTGGTCCTGCCGCAGCTGGCGGACCACTTCCCGCTCGCCGACCGGCTCACCGCGACCGGGGCCGGACTGTCCTTCGACACGGCGGCGCAACAGGACGACCCCCGGCTCGTCGGCCAGGCCCTCGACGAGCTGCTGTCCGACCCGCGGCACACCGGCTCGGCCCGCCGGCTGGCCGCGGAGATGGCCGCCATGCCGTCCCCGGCCGCCGTGGCCGCCGACCTGGAACGGCTCGCGGAAGCACACACGGAACCCAGAGAGGCGAGCCTGCCGTGCACATCGAGGAACTGA
- the rfbC gene encoding dTDP-4-dehydrorhamnose 3,5-epimerase, with protein MHIEELTLPGTFLITPDQIPDERGTFYESLRSDALESATGVAFRPQQINYSVSRRHTLRGIHSVLIPPGQAKVVTCVRGALRDIVVDLRIGSPTFGEHHVNELTADSGRSVYVPEGVGHGFLALSDDSCICYVVSTTYVPGTQIDVNPLDPELDLPWNCPDTPLISDKDAKAPTVAEAVRAGLLPRFSKAGTP; from the coding sequence GTGCACATCGAGGAACTGACCCTGCCCGGGACCTTCCTGATCACACCCGACCAGATCCCGGACGAGCGCGGGACGTTCTACGAGTCCCTGCGCAGCGACGCGCTGGAGAGCGCCACCGGGGTCGCCTTCAGGCCCCAGCAGATCAACTACTCCGTGTCGAGACGGCACACCCTGCGGGGCATCCACAGCGTGCTCATCCCGCCCGGCCAGGCCAAGGTCGTCACCTGCGTCCGCGGCGCGCTGCGCGACATCGTCGTGGACCTGCGGATCGGCTCCCCGACGTTCGGCGAGCACCACGTCAACGAACTGACCGCGGACTCCGGCCGGTCCGTCTACGTCCCGGAGGGCGTGGGCCACGGATTCCTCGCGCTCAGCGACGACTCCTGCATCTGCTACGTCGTCTCCACCACCTATGTGCCGGGCACCCAGATCGACGTCAACCCGCTCGACCCGGAACTCGATCTGCCCTGGAACTGCCCCGACACCCCCCTCATCTCGGACAAGGACGCGAAGGCGCCGACCGTGGCCGAGGCCGTACGGGCAGGGCTCCTGCCCCGATTCAGCAAGGCGGGGACACCGTGA
- a CDS encoding activator-dependent family glycosyltransferase, whose product MFTIFPATAHLYPVVPLAWALQSAGHEVVVASHAGVVDPGVIANIGAAGLTAVPLGSPEELPEALSKNTGDAKPDRPTLAFDACEPEESEGWRMARTVLNGMFRMHYPEPAEPGGRRPVLDNLVDFARVWKPDLVLWDPLMFPAPIAARVTGAAHARLVWGMDNIALIHERTKRELADPDTELSEHPWLSWYGPVLERYGLEFGDEMLLGQWTLDLTQSRMRQPVELTHVPMRRVPYNGAAPLPTWLHDRPERPRVVLTLGVSRRKIFGKYSGFPMREFFESVSALDIEVVATLNSEQLAAVGTLPDNVRTLEYVPLNQVLPTSSAVIHHGGGGTFSAAVAFQVPQLVMPLPMWDEMVTARYVADMGAGLVADPETLDVPGLHKQLVRLLEDPSFSLGARRLYDEMLSAPAPKDVVPLLERLTAERR is encoded by the coding sequence ATGTTCACCATCTTTCCGGCGACGGCACACCTGTATCCCGTCGTGCCGCTGGCCTGGGCGCTCCAGAGCGCCGGGCACGAGGTCGTCGTGGCGAGCCATGCGGGCGTCGTGGACCCCGGGGTGATCGCGAACATCGGCGCGGCCGGGCTCACGGCCGTACCGCTCGGATCGCCCGAGGAACTGCCGGAAGCCCTGAGCAAGAACACCGGGGACGCCAAGCCGGACCGCCCGACCCTCGCCTTCGACGCGTGCGAACCGGAGGAGTCCGAGGGCTGGCGCATGGCGCGGACGGTCCTCAACGGCATGTTCAGGATGCACTACCCCGAGCCCGCGGAACCGGGCGGCCGCAGGCCCGTGCTGGACAACCTGGTCGACTTCGCCCGCGTCTGGAAGCCCGACCTCGTGCTGTGGGACCCGCTGATGTTCCCCGCGCCCATCGCCGCGCGGGTCACCGGCGCCGCGCACGCCCGCCTGGTCTGGGGCATGGACAACATCGCGCTGATCCACGAACGGACGAAGCGCGAACTGGCCGACCCGGACACGGAGTTGTCCGAGCACCCCTGGCTGAGCTGGTACGGCCCCGTACTGGAGCGGTACGGCCTCGAGTTCGGCGACGAGATGCTGCTCGGCCAGTGGACCCTCGACCTGACCCAGTCCAGGATGCGGCAGCCCGTCGAGCTGACCCACGTCCCGATGCGGCGCGTCCCCTACAACGGCGCGGCCCCCCTCCCGACCTGGCTGCACGACCGGCCCGAACGCCCGCGCGTGGTCCTGACCCTGGGCGTCAGCCGCCGCAAAATCTTCGGCAAGTACAGCGGGTTCCCGATGCGCGAGTTCTTCGAGTCGGTGTCCGCCCTGGACATCGAGGTCGTCGCCACCCTCAACAGCGAGCAGCTCGCCGCGGTCGGCACCCTGCCCGACAACGTCCGCACGCTGGAGTACGTACCGCTCAACCAGGTCCTGCCGACCAGTTCGGCCGTCATCCACCACGGCGGGGGCGGGACCTTCTCCGCGGCGGTCGCCTTCCAGGTGCCCCAGCTCGTGATGCCACTGCCCATGTGGGACGAGATGGTCACCGCCCGCTACGTCGCGGACATGGGCGCGGGACTGGTCGCCGATCCCGAGACGCTGGACGTCCCGGGACTGCACAAGCAGCTCGTACGGCTCCTGGAGGACCCCTCGTTCTCGCTCGGCGCGCGCCGCCTCTACGACGAGATGCTCTCCGCGCCCGCGCCCAAGGACGTCGTTCCCCTGCTGGAGCGCCTGACCGCCGAGCGCCGCTGA
- a CDS encoding SDR family oxidoreductase has translation MAALDTDVVVVGAGPVGLLLAGELRTGGARVTVLERLTEPTTESRASVLHARTMELLDARGLVGRLGPPPDAGPGHFGGIPLDLTEAGDSPYAGQWKAPQTLVEAVLADRATGLGAVVRRGLTVTGLSQEPDRVHVVAVTAAGERLRLSAAYVVGCDGEESAVRRLAGFAFPGTGPTKELLRADLTGVDLRERRFERHTLGVANARRGPDGVTRVMVHAFGRVPGASKTPAFEEVRAVWAQVTGEDLAGARPLWLNAFHNTRRQAACYRAGRVFLAGDAAHAQLPVGGQALNLGLQDAADLGAKLAARLAGRAGEELLDTYHAVRHPVGARVLGNIEAQAHLLFGGPELDGLRAVFRELLAIPAARRHLAAMISGLDGGGPAAHTAPGPTPRHTTYRHTTYRRNTMGKLTGKTALVTGSSRGIGRATALRLAREGALVAVHGASNGEAAAETVAAIEKEGGRAFAVRAELGVPGDVHELFLSLERELKERTGATTLDILVNNAGVMGGVAPEDLTPEAFDRLFAVNAKAPYFLVQRALNNLPDGGRIINISSGLTRVANPQEVAYAMTKGAIDQLTLHFAKHLGPRGITVNSVGPGITDNGTPVFDDPEAVAAMANYSVFGRVGDTRDVADVVAFLASDDSRWITGSYLDASGGTLLG, from the coding sequence ATGGCCGCCCTGGACACCGATGTGGTCGTCGTCGGAGCCGGACCGGTCGGGCTGCTGCTCGCCGGGGAACTGCGCACCGGCGGGGCACGGGTGACCGTGCTGGAGCGGCTGACCGAGCCGACGACGGAATCGCGCGCGTCGGTCCTGCACGCCCGCACCATGGAACTGCTGGACGCGCGCGGCCTGGTCGGACGGCTCGGGCCGCCGCCCGACGCAGGGCCCGGCCACTTCGGCGGGATCCCCCTCGATCTGACCGAGGCCGGCGACAGCCCGTACGCCGGCCAGTGGAAGGCGCCGCAGACGCTTGTGGAGGCCGTGCTCGCGGACCGGGCGACCGGGCTCGGGGCCGTGGTCCGGCGCGGCCTCACCGTGACCGGGCTGTCCCAGGAACCCGACCGGGTGCACGTCGTCGCGGTCACCGCGGCGGGGGAGCGGCTGCGGCTGAGCGCCGCGTACGTCGTCGGCTGCGACGGCGAGGAGAGCGCCGTGCGGCGGCTCGCCGGTTTCGCGTTCCCCGGGACCGGCCCCACCAAGGAACTGCTGCGCGCCGACCTGACGGGAGTCGACCTGAGGGAGCGGCGCTTCGAGCGGCACACCCTCGGGGTGGCCAACGCCCGCCGCGGACCCGACGGTGTCACCCGTGTCATGGTGCACGCCTTCGGCCGGGTCCCCGGCGCCTCGAAGACGCCCGCCTTCGAGGAGGTGCGCGCGGTGTGGGCCCAGGTCACCGGCGAGGACCTCGCGGGCGCCCGGCCGCTCTGGCTCAACGCGTTCCACAACACCCGTCGGCAGGCGGCGTGTTACCGCGCCGGCCGGGTGTTCCTCGCCGGTGACGCCGCCCACGCGCAGCTGCCGGTCGGCGGCCAGGCCCTCAACCTCGGCCTCCAGGACGCGGCGGACCTCGGCGCGAAGCTCGCCGCGCGGCTCGCGGGGCGGGCGGGCGAGGAACTGCTCGACACCTACCACGCCGTCCGTCATCCGGTGGGCGCGCGCGTGCTCGGCAACATCGAGGCGCAGGCCCACCTGCTGTTCGGCGGCCCGGAACTGGACGGCCTACGGGCGGTGTTCCGCGAACTGCTCGCGATCCCGGCGGCCCGCCGCCACCTCGCCGCGATGATCAGTGGCCTCGACGGCGGCGGCCCGGCCGCGCACACCGCTCCCGGACCAACTCCTCGGCACACGACGTACAGGCACACCACGTACAGGAGGAACACCATGGGCAAGCTGACCGGAAAGACCGCGCTCGTCACCGGCTCCAGCCGTGGCATCGGCCGGGCCACGGCGCTCCGGCTGGCCCGCGAGGGCGCGCTCGTCGCCGTCCACGGCGCGAGCAACGGCGAGGCCGCCGCCGAGACCGTCGCCGCCATCGAGAAGGAGGGCGGCCGGGCCTTCGCGGTCCGGGCCGAGCTCGGCGTCCCCGGCGACGTCCACGAGCTGTTCCTGTCCCTGGAAAGGGAGTTGAAGGAACGCACCGGCGCCACCACGCTCGACATCCTGGTGAACAACGCCGGGGTCATGGGCGGTGTGGCCCCGGAGGACCTCACGCCCGAGGCGTTCGACCGGCTCTTCGCCGTCAACGCCAAGGCGCCGTACTTCCTCGTGCAGCGCGCCCTGAACAACCTCCCCGACGGCGGCCGGATCATCAACATCTCCTCGGGACTGACCCGGGTCGCCAACCCGCAGGAGGTGGCGTACGCGATGACCAAGGGCGCGATCGACCAGCTCACCCTGCACTTCGCCAAACACCTCGGCCCCCGCGGCATCACCGTGAACAGCGTGGGCCCCGGCATCACCGACAACGGCACACCGGTCTTCGACGACCCGGAAGCGGTGGCGGCGATGGCGAACTACTCGGTGTTCGGCCGGGTCGGCGACACCCGGGACGTGGCCGACGTGGTGGCCTTCCTCGCGAGCGACGACTCCCGCTGGATCACCGGCTCCTACCTGGACGCCAGCGGCGGCACGCTGCTCGGCTGA
- a CDS encoding nucleotide disphospho-sugar-binding domain-containing protein, with protein sequence MLFVAAGSPATVFALAPLATAARNAGHQVVMAANDDMVPVITSSGLPGIATTDLPIRHFITLDRAGDPETIPSDPVEQALFTGRWFARMAASSLPRMLEFCRDWRPDLIVGGTMSYVAPLLALHLGVPHVRQTWDAIEADGIHPGADTELAPELAEFGLDRLPDPDVFVDICPPSLRPPGAAPARPMRYVPANGQRRLEPWMYRRGERRRVLVTSGSRVAKESYDKNFDFLRGLAKEVAAWDVELIVAAPEAVAEALREELPDVRAGWTPLDVVAPTCDLLVHHGGGVSTLTGLNAGVPQLLVPKGAVLEKPALRVADLGAALTLLPGEDSAEAIAHCCQELLTDDAYGERARGLSREIAAMPSPASVLEALEQA encoded by the coding sequence ATGCTCTTCGTGGCGGCGGGCAGCCCGGCCACGGTCTTCGCCCTGGCCCCGCTGGCCACCGCCGCCCGTAACGCGGGCCACCAGGTGGTCATGGCCGCGAACGACGACATGGTGCCGGTCATCACCTCCTCGGGACTGCCGGGCATCGCGACGACCGACCTGCCCATCCGGCACTTCATCACCCTGGACCGCGCGGGCGACCCCGAGACGATCCCCTCGGACCCGGTCGAGCAGGCCCTGTTCACCGGGCGCTGGTTCGCGCGGATGGCCGCGTCGAGTCTTCCGCGCATGCTGGAGTTCTGCCGTGACTGGCGGCCCGACCTGATCGTCGGCGGCACGATGAGCTACGTCGCCCCGCTGCTCGCCCTGCACCTGGGCGTACCGCATGTGCGCCAGACCTGGGACGCCATCGAGGCCGACGGCATCCATCCCGGAGCGGACACCGAACTCGCTCCCGAACTGGCGGAGTTCGGCCTCGACCGGCTGCCCGACCCCGATGTGTTCGTGGACATCTGCCCGCCGAGTCTGCGGCCGCCGGGAGCCGCCCCCGCCCGGCCGATGCGCTACGTCCCGGCGAACGGCCAGCGGCGGCTCGAACCCTGGATGTACCGCCGTGGCGAGCGCCGCCGCGTCCTGGTGACCTCCGGCAGCCGGGTCGCCAAGGAGAGCTACGACAAGAACTTCGACTTCCTGCGCGGCCTCGCCAAGGAGGTCGCCGCCTGGGACGTCGAGCTGATCGTCGCCGCGCCCGAGGCGGTCGCCGAGGCCCTGCGCGAGGAACTGCCGGACGTCCGGGCCGGCTGGACCCCGCTCGACGTGGTCGCGCCGACCTGCGACCTGCTCGTGCATCACGGCGGCGGCGTCAGCACACTGACCGGACTGAACGCCGGCGTGCCCCAACTGCTCGTCCCCAAGGGGGCCGTGCTGGAGAAGCCCGCCCTTCGCGTCGCCGACCTCGGGGCCGCGCTCACGCTGCTGCCCGGCGAGGACTCGGCCGAGGCGATCGCGCACTGCTGCCAGGAACTGCTGACCGACGACGCATACGGCGAACGGGCCCGCGGACTCTCCCGGGAGATCGCCGCCATGCCCTCGCCCGCGAGCGTGCTCGAAGCGCTCGAACAGGCATGA
- a CDS encoding MFS transporter has product MTTLSARPGPRAEAGRGALLLVLAGNMLIDALEVSVVLVALPAVERDLGLSTFGGQWVMSGFAAGFAALLLLGPRLVARWGRRPVYLAALPVFIAASVAGGLTDQAAVLIATRVVKGMCAALTAPTGLAIITTAYPPGAERRRAVSVYSLFGAAGFTAGLLCSGALTGLSWRWNPVFPAPVALVLLVAGFRLIPRDDGPAPAAPLGATLARHLRDGPFRRSAVCAATLNGTYLGLLLLFVHRMHDQWGWGSWRTALALLPACLPLALALPFAGRMVGRFGTERLIRAGSTAAALGCATALTTAGSGTYATGVLPALLLVEAGFVLSFAALNLQATAGIPAEHRASAVPVYQTAVQLGAVLALPVTAVAIGAGQETALGFLTALSATGALVARTRGAHAAP; this is encoded by the coding sequence ATGACGACGCTCTCCGCACGCCCCGGGCCCCGAGCCGAAGCCGGCCGCGGGGCCCTGCTCCTCGTGCTCGCCGGCAACATGCTCATCGACGCCCTGGAGGTCTCCGTCGTCCTGGTCGCCCTGCCGGCCGTGGAGCGCGACCTCGGTCTGTCGACGTTCGGCGGCCAGTGGGTGATGAGCGGCTTCGCCGCCGGATTCGCGGCCCTGCTGCTGCTCGGTCCGCGGCTCGTCGCCCGCTGGGGCAGACGGCCCGTCTACCTGGCCGCGCTGCCGGTGTTCATCGCCGCCTCGGTGGCCGGCGGTCTCACCGACCAGGCCGCCGTACTGATCGCCACCCGGGTCGTGAAGGGCATGTGCGCCGCGCTCACCGCGCCCACCGGGCTCGCGATCATCACCACCGCGTACCCCCCGGGAGCGGAGCGGCGCCGGGCGGTGTCGGTGTACTCGCTCTTCGGGGCGGCGGGCTTCACCGCGGGGCTGCTGTGCTCGGGGGCGCTGACCGGACTGAGCTGGCGCTGGAACCCGGTCTTCCCGGCCCCGGTCGCCCTCGTGCTGCTGGTCGCCGGGTTCCGGCTCATCCCGCGCGACGACGGGCCGGCGCCCGCCGCACCGCTCGGCGCCACCCTGGCACGGCACCTGCGCGACGGCCCGTTCCGGCGCTCGGCGGTCTGCGCGGCCACCCTGAACGGCACCTATCTGGGCCTGCTGCTGCTGTTCGTCCACCGGATGCACGATCAGTGGGGGTGGGGCTCCTGGCGTACGGCGCTCGCGCTCCTGCCCGCCTGTCTGCCGCTGGCGCTCGCGCTGCCCTTCGCGGGCCGGATGGTGGGGCGCTTCGGCACCGAACGGCTGATCAGGGCCGGAAGCACCGCCGCGGCGCTCGGCTGCGCGACCGCGCTCACGACCGCGGGATCCGGGACGTACGCCACCGGGGTGCTGCCCGCGCTGCTGCTCGTCGAGGCCGGTTTCGTCCTGTCCTTCGCCGCCCTCAACCTCCAGGCCACGGCGGGGATCCCGGCCGAGCACCGGGCCTCCGCGGTGCCGGTCTACCAGACGGCCGTCCAGCTGGGCGCGGTGCTCGCGCTGCCGGTCACGGCCGTGGCCATCGGCGCCGGGCAGGAGACCGCGCTCGGGTTCCTCACCGCCCTCTCGGCGACGGGCGCGCTCGTCGCCCGCACCCGCGGGGCCCACGCCGCGCCCTGA